Within the Mus pahari unplaced genomic scaffold, PAHARI_EIJ_v1.1 scaffold_15989_1, whole genome shotgun sequence genome, the region TGTCTTAAATTACTTTAGACTAcaagaaatctttaaaacttaaattagTTTAGACTGCAAGAAGTTCTGAATCCCAGAACTTCTTCACAGAAGCacacatgtgaaaaaaaaaaaaaagagaagagacttctgccatatacaaacaaaagtcatacaaacaaaaaaatcatagtaGGTCAGTTGTATTTTGCTCAGCAATGAATGTTTAAGTACCTGTTCCTTTAGTAATAGTGAAACTAGCCTATCGAGTGACTTATAGAAAGCATATGAGCATCAAAAACATTGAACTTTGAAGGCAAGGTGACAATTACCAAAAGCATGAAATGCTTCTGTCTTGTCTTGTAGCAGGTAACAGATCAATTatgacttctttctcttctttgtttaaaAGCCACAAACTGAAGGTGTTGAATGTTTCTCATGACCAGGGAGAGTTGATCAAGGAAGTTATTGATGGAAATTCGGAAGAGAACGGGGTCTTCTGTAGTCCACCTACTAAATGTGAGAGAGAGATACCATGAGGGAAATGATGAAGGAATCTGTTCAGGCCCGTCACATGCCTTCCCACTTACACCTAACTCACCCACGTCTCCACTAGCAAGCTCCTACAGTGCACACTGCCTCCCAACCCTAAGGCCACCCCCACTTCAGAGTTTTGGAAAACTGACACAGCTAAGATACTGTCATTCACAGTGTACTCCTGTGGAACCATTAAGAGCTGACGTTGGGCGTTGGCGACCAGGGACCTGCGGGCCATGTCTGCCTCCACAGCAGAAGAGAAAGGCACTCTCACAGAGCTGGAAGAAGGTTATGGTTAAGGTATCATCCACctttagggttcctattgctatGTGGCCTGGTACACTTCTAAGGTCTGTCTGGCACTACCATCTTCTGCCACCCAAGACCGGGACTACTCCTAAACCATCTTTCTGACTACGTGAAACAAGCCtcacccacctcccacctcccacctcctcagATTTTCACCTACACTCTGAAATCTTCCCCGGCTTAGACAACTCCCTGTCCTGCCAGCATGCCATTTCTTCTTGGAATGAGTCCAGAGTGGACTACTCTGTCTTTTCCCCACCCTGCTCTCAGTCTTCCTGCTCACTCACTCAAAAGCTCCCCTCCACCCCATTTCTCGTTTTATCTTTCCTATCTTCCCGTAGGCCCTGCCAAGGGTCTTCCAGGAAAGGATACAACTCCAGGAGTCGACTTGCAGTTGTCGCAGCATCTCCACTGGGCCCAGGGAGTAGTGGCACCTGCTCGTCCTGGGGAACGACGACTGCCTCTTCAGCTGAAACTCCTGACACTACAGGGCTTCCTGAGCGGGAGTTGCCTGGAGCAGCCACACTGATGGCATCTTGTAGGCTACTCTCACGAGGGGAGTTGTCGTGGTCATCCTCAGTCGCCAAACTCTGAGAGCTAGCCTGGGCATCTGCAGCTTGAGGCCTATGCTGCCCATCCTCGCCGCCTTCGTTATCCCCTGTACTGCCACCTGCATCGTCCTCACCGGGATCCTGCATGGTGATTATGACTTTCCACTCAGCCACCCCAGCTTAAGCAACTGCACTGCTGAGGCTCAGCTATGGAGGTGAGGTGGCAGTTGCAACCCGCTAACACCCATCACACCACGTGTGCGCCCACTGCGCTTGCGCAAGTGAATTCTCGCGAGGGTTGGTTCCCAGCTGAGCCTGACTCTTGGTGGGTTTCTCTGGGGGCCCTACAACTCCTGCTCCCTCACTTGACTCCTTTCCTAGGTGGCTTGTACTGATAGAACCTTTCAATATACAATTCCCTCAAGTTCCTCCACCATCGAGTGTGGAGAAACTGCCCCCTTGGGGCACAAAAAGCCTAAAGCTTTAGGAGCTCACAGTGGCAGCAGTAGTGCATGGTGCCGCAAGGGCACCTGCGCGAGCACGTCCAGCCTGTGCCCAGGATAAACATAGTTGTTGGGACCCCGAGAGATGGTTCCGCTGAGATACTCTACCCAAACTTTCCCCCCCTGAACTCAGACCCTTGCACACAATGATGCCCCGTATCTGTCATCAGGCGGGCATCCCTTAATGACACAGGTTAGTGTGGCTGAAAGAGAAAGCCCAGCACAGCCCTCACTGCTGGCCAAGATCAGAGATAGATCTTCATCGCCTCCCGCCTCCCGGTACTCATTCACATTCCTAAGGCTGGGGATGGGATGGCATGGTAtggtgtgagtttctgcctgcagcagaactcactttaatccggtctgggttcattctgagaggcgggctgggctgaaatggaatgtgcagaGAAATTTTGAAGCCATGACAAATATAGTCTGATCGAGGCTCGAATTTTACTGAAGGAACTCAGGttatatagcgtgggaaaaaaccccagtccccaacccccagtctttgaaggcacaggtgaatgtccgtccgtgggcgggtccaaggatcagggTACAGATGGAGGAGTTGTTTTCTGGGACATCAAAAGGGTCctctcagcaggcggtggagacacagcgaCTTTAGAGAGGCTCTGGTGGATCCGAAGATTtttaactgcaggtggtccattaactgcaggtggtccagtggcgacaGGGGCCTGGGAGGCCCCTACAGTATGGGATTGGCTC harbors:
- the LOC110315506 gene encoding EKC/KEOPS complex subunit LAGE3-like, giving the protein MQDPGEDDAGGSTGDNEGGEDGQHRPQAADAQASSQSLATEDDHDNSPRESSLQDAISVAAPGNSRSGSPVVSGVSAEEAVVVPQDEQVPLLPGPSGDAATTASRLLEFSVRVPFSSAVEADMARRSLVANAQRQLLMVPQEYTVNDSILAVRWTTEDPVLFRISINNFLDQLSLVMRNIQHLQFVAFKQRRERSHN